A stretch of Nodosilinea sp. PGN35 DNA encodes these proteins:
- the rnc gene encoding ribonuclease III translates to MSYSFLGKILKDFSWDLTIEKMPIPKFKKPELLRQALTHSSYAYEHPTEGPDMENSDYERLEFLGDSIIELVVRDLLFARYPKMSEGEMSKRGDRLVSKFFLASLSVQLGIPPRLRLGSGAQHERDNPSVQADAFEAMVGAYRLDAGLDAAYNYVADIFRPLVDMALDFRATDPVSEFQEYVQAHIGNSVLPEYRVLEASGPDHAKVFTLEVWVESTKYGAGRGSSKKEAKKNAALEALKRLKR, encoded by the coding sequence TTGAGCTACAGCTTTCTAGGCAAAATCCTCAAAGACTTTTCCTGGGACTTGACCATCGAGAAAATGCCTATTCCCAAGTTTAAAAAACCTGAGCTTTTACGCCAGGCTCTTACCCACAGCAGCTACGCCTATGAGCATCCTACCGAAGGCCCTGACATGGAAAACTCTGATTATGAGCGTTTGGAATTCTTGGGCGATAGCATTATAGAACTGGTCGTTCGAGATTTACTGTTTGCTCGATACCCCAAAATGAGCGAAGGAGAAATGTCAAAGCGGGGCGATCGCCTAGTAAGTAAATTCTTTTTGGCCTCTTTGTCAGTTCAGTTAGGTATTCCACCACGACTGAGGTTGGGTTCTGGAGCGCAGCATGAGCGCGATAATCCTAGTGTTCAGGCCGATGCTTTTGAAGCCATGGTAGGTGCCTATCGATTGGATGCTGGATTAGACGCAGCTTATAACTATGTAGCGGATATCTTTAGGCCATTAGTGGACATGGCATTAGACTTTCGAGCTACAGATCCAGTCAGCGAATTTCAAGAGTACGTACAGGCCCACATTGGCAATTCTGTGCTACCTGAATATCGTGTTTTAGAAGCTAGTGGTCCCGATCATGCTAAGGTCTTTACCCTTGAGGTATGGGTGGAGTCCACAAAATATGGTGCTGGTCGAGGTAGCAGCAAGAAAGAAGCGAAGAAAAACGCTGCTTTA